One Pseudorhodoplanes sinuspersici DNA segment encodes these proteins:
- a CDS encoding CoxG family protein, translating to MSMTLPAAPADVWNTLTEVARVSQCIPGCEDVEEIERLSSYKAIMKQKIGPFKIEVPADIIVESLTEPSHVRTRASGRDKFTGTRLAVVLDVRLMPQEEGGGSTLDLQAEVDVQGRLASLGFGIIKRRADQNFEEFEQRLKTMLEAC from the coding sequence ATGTCGATGACGCTTCCGGCTGCTCCCGCCGATGTCTGGAACACACTGACCGAGGTTGCGCGCGTCTCTCAGTGCATTCCGGGATGTGAGGATGTCGAGGAGATTGAGAGGCTGTCGTCTTACAAGGCGATCATGAAGCAGAAGATCGGCCCGTTCAAAATAGAGGTGCCCGCCGACATCATCGTGGAGTCCCTGACTGAACCGTCACATGTGCGTACACGCGCCAGCGGCCGCGACAAATTCACAGGGACGCGGCTGGCGGTTGTACTCGACGTGAGATTGATGCCGCAGGAAGAAGGCGGCGGGTCCACGCTTGATCTTCAGGCGGAGGTTGATGTGCAGGGACGCCTCGCCTCGCTCGGCTTCGGGATCATCAAGCGGCGCGCCGACCAAAATTTCGAAGAGTTCGAGCAACGGCTCAAGACGATGTTGGAGGCATGCTGA
- a CDS encoding FAD binding domain-containing protein, whose product MRPPLFEIARPANVGEAIHEALGPQEGMFYSGGTELLLAMKLRVIHTDKLIDIKGIRGLSEIAHVDEKTFQIGARCTHSQIEQSELVQRILPTLAQLCGNVANVRVRNAGTIGGNLCFGEPHADPPTLLAALGARLCLSSIDGERLVDADDFILDEFETVREPHELLTRILIPIPNGPVVYQRFRHGERPAVNAAMLWSLDPSGRTIANARIRIGALGARPQRLERVEAALCGVTTAEAAQAVSDVLGSSLDSIDVTDDRHGSAEYKRHLAGVLLRRNIAEAETMCRERRR is encoded by the coding sequence ATGCGTCCACCTCTCTTCGAGATCGCACGGCCGGCCAATGTGGGGGAGGCCATCCACGAGGCACTCGGACCGCAGGAAGGGATGTTCTATTCCGGTGGCACCGAGCTGCTATTGGCGATGAAGCTGCGCGTGATCCACACCGACAAGCTCATCGATATCAAAGGCATTCGCGGCCTCAGTGAAATCGCGCACGTCGATGAGAAGACATTCCAGATTGGTGCGCGGTGCACGCACAGCCAGATAGAGCAGAGCGAGCTGGTTCAGCGAATCCTGCCAACGCTGGCGCAGTTGTGTGGAAATGTTGCGAATGTTCGGGTCCGGAATGCCGGCACGATTGGCGGCAATCTCTGCTTCGGCGAGCCGCATGCGGACCCACCGACGCTGCTCGCAGCCTTGGGAGCGCGACTGTGTCTTTCGAGCATCGACGGCGAACGCCTCGTCGATGCAGACGATTTCATCCTGGATGAGTTTGAAACCGTTCGCGAGCCGCATGAACTTCTGACGCGCATACTCATTCCGATTCCAAACGGTCCGGTTGTCTATCAGCGGTTTCGTCATGGCGAGCGGCCAGCAGTCAATGCCGCGATGTTGTGGTCTCTTGACCCGAGTGGCCGGACCATCGCCAACGCCCGAATTCGGATCGGAGCCCTTGGCGCACGACCTCAGCGGCTTGAGCGTGTTGAGGCAGCGCTCTGTGGCGTCACCACCGCGGAGGCCGCTCAGGCGGTCAGCGACGTGCTGGGGTCGTCTCTCGATAGCATCGACGTGACGGATGATCGTCATGGCAGCGCTGAATACAAACGCCATCTCGCGGGTGTGCTGCTTCGTCGAAATATTGCCGAAGCCGAAACGATGTGCAGGGAGCGGCGGCGATGA